One window of the Amia ocellicauda isolate fAmiCal2 chromosome 18, fAmiCal2.hap1, whole genome shotgun sequence genome contains the following:
- the dclk3 gene encoding serine/threonine-protein kinase DCLK3 yields the protein MKDPVQRNSDARIQASYPPMDCSTFSKSLSGPTCFNKQHGGFHTIHAENSPVKPRIVTVVKPGGRRHLRKITLLLNRRSVQTFEQLIADISEALGFPQWKNDRVKKLFSLKGREIRSVSDFFRGDDIFVAAGREKLTLKDVQEVLEELYPDSPYSQSVVQQNWERLHKPQAKVYDKGSKADSGFHEEPEVAKQQKGANPPKQPATNLQRVRDKAHVEERLRARKWERERWERHQRESERRIVKDEDIEKCNEVDSQTARHCEKCKRNLQRMEQGRLTRGRDVSPGKGGPRKEEFYSESQQSEPRKLKQRESKNVLNHQKRTVGRVDEKKSGKENSWRAKDPEDVSVFRGQGIAEQKEVLKEDKLDVENETSRDLCDSDTKGDKLGKPHHYSPSNLVEMKSSPMPIEGRHGSAAADTHQGKREEKGQDEIEARTREVSEQQEKSETGKPPESEKQQSSSCNERPRVLKTWSDIESYYEIGRVIGDGNFAVVKECKLRNTDCAYAMKIIDKAKLKGKEHMIKNEISIIKSLSHPNIVKLLQDYETEGDIYLIMEFVHGGDLFDAITESVKFTEHNASLMVNDLCQALAYIHGKSIVHRDLKPENLLVQHNEDGSTTLKLADFGLAMVVTEPIFTVCGTPTYVAPEILSEKGYSVPVDMWATGVIVYILLCGFPPFRSLERDQEELFEIIQLGEYEFLPPYWDNISDGSKDLISKLLQVDPEKRYTAAQALQHPWVKAGGKKNSCNLQREVTVNIERHFKNHRRREHASAAQH from the exons ATGAAGGATCCAGTGCAAAGGAACAGTGATGCAAGGATCCAAGCATCCTACCCACCCATGGACTGCAGTACATTCAGCAAGTCTCTGTCAGGCCCCACCTGCTTCAACAAACAACATGGAGGTTTCCATACAATTCACGCAGAAAACAGCCCTGTGAAGCCCAGGATCGTGACGGTGGTGAAGCCAGGTGGCAGGAGGCACCTGAGGAAGATCACCCTCCTTCTCAACAGGCGCTCCGTGCAGACCTTCGAGCAGCTCATTGCTGATATATCGGAGGCCCTTGGTTTTCCCCAGTGGAAGAATGATCGTGTGAAAAAGCTGTTCAGCCTCAAAGGCAGGGAAATCCGGAGTGTGTCGGACTTCTTCCGAGGTGACGACATCTTTGTTGCAGCAGGGAGGGAGAAGTTGACTCTGAAGGATGTTCAGGAGGTTCTGGAGGAGCTCTACCCAGACAGTCCATATTCCCAGAGTGTGGTGCAGCAAAACTGGGAGCGCCTCCACAAGCCACAGGCGAAGGTCTACGATAAGGGCTCAAAAGCGGACAGTGGGTTTCACGAGGAGCCTGAGGTTGCCAAACAGCAGAAAGGTGCCAACCCTCCAAAGCAGCCGGCTACCAATTTACAGAGGGTCAGGGACAAGGCTCACGTGGAGGAGAGACTGCGAGCCAGGAAGTGGGAGAGAGAAAGGTGGGAGCGACAccagagagagtcagagaggaGGATTGTTAAGGACGAGGACATTGAAAAATGCAATGAGGTTGATTCTCAAACTGCAAGACATTGTGAAAAGTGCAAAAGGAACCTACAGAGGATGGAGCAGGGCAGGCTTACCAGGGGCAGAGATGTGTCGCCTGGAAAGGGAGGCCCCAGAAAGGAGGAATTTTACTCTGAAAGCCAGCAGTCGGAGCCCAGAAAGCTAAAGCAGAGGGagtccaaaaatgtattgaatcaCCAGAAAAGGACAGTAGGGAGAGTAGATGAAAAGAAGAGTGGCAAGGAAAACAGCTGGAGGGCTAAAGACCCTGAGGATGTGTCTGTTTTCCGAGGACAAGGTATAGCAGAGCAGAAGGAGGTACTAAAAGAGGACAAGCTTGATGTGGAAAATGAGACTTCCAGGGATCTGTGTGACTCTGATACCAAGGGTGACAAACTTGGAAAACCACATCATTATAGCCCGAGCAATTTAGTTGAAATGAAAAGCTCTCCAATGCCTATAGAAGGAAGACATGGCAGTGCTGCTGCTGACACTCATCAGGGAAAGAGAGAAGAGAAAGGCCAGGATGAGATAGAAGCCAGAACAAGAGAAGTCAGTGAGCAACAAGAGAAATCAGAAACAGGAAAGCCACCCGAGTCTGAAAAACAACAGTCGAGCAGCTGTAACGAGAGGCCACGAGTCTTGAAGACATGGAGCGACATCGAGAGCTACTACGAGATCGGCCGAGTCATAGGGGACGGGAACTTCGCTGTGGTGAAGGAGTGCAAGCTCCGAAACACTGACTGTGCATACGCCATGAAGATCATCGATAAGGCCAAACTGAAGGGGAAAGAACACATGATCAAGAACGAGATCTCCATCATCAAGAGCCTCTCGCACCCCAACATCGTGAAGCTGCTGCAGGACTATGAGACAGAGGGAGACATTTACCTCATCATGGAGTTTGTTCATGGAGGAGACCTATTCGATGCCATCACAGAAAGTGTCAAGTTTACCGAACACAATGCATCCCTCATGGTCAATGACCTGTGTCAAGCACTGGCGTACATCCACGGCAAAAGCATCGTACACAGGGACCTTAAACCGGAGAACCTGCTG GTTCAACACAATGAGGACGGGAGCACCACACTAAAGCTGGCGGATTTTGGTCTTGCTATGGTGGTGACAGAGCCCATCTTCACTGTCTGCGGGACACCGACCTACGTGGCCCCCGAAATTCTCTCTGAGAAAG GCTACAGTGTGCCGGTGGACATGTGGGCGACCGGGGTCATCGTGTACATCCTGCTGTGTGGCTTCCCTCCCTTCCGCAGCCTGGAGAGGGACCAGGAGGAGCTGTTTGAGATCATCCAGCTGGGAGAATATGAGTTCCTGCCGCCCTACTGGGATAACATCTCTGATG GTTCAAAGGACCTGATCAGTAAGCTGCTGCAGGTGGACCCTGAGAAGAGGTACACCGCTGCCCAGGCCTTGCAGCACCCGTGGGTGAAGGCGGGGGGCAAGAAGAACAGCTGTAACCTGCAGCGGGAGGTCACTGTCAACATCGAGCGCCATTTCAAGAACCACCGACGGCGAGAGCATGCCAGCGCTGCCCAGCACTAG